In Streptomyces sclerotialus, one genomic interval encodes:
- a CDS encoding DEAD/DEAH box helicase, producing the protein MQGISLREHQVDQKSAFREWVRFPARSSVPPEGARGTIVSATGSGKTITAAACALECFSGRRILVTVPTLDLLVQTAQAWRLVGHRAPMVAVCSLENDPVLNSLRVRTTTNPIQLALWAAHGPIVVFATYASLVDREDLDAPAGQRKVRGPLEAALAGGERLYGQRMDGFDLAIVDEAHGTAGDLGRPWAAIHDNQRIPADFRLYLTATPRILASPQPRRGADGQELELASMADDPDGTYGPWLAELGLSEAIERGILAGFEIDVLEIRDPTPALGESEEAQRGRRLALLQTALLEHAARWNLRTVMTFHQKVEEAAAFAEKLPETAAELYAGDASGGALAAADRLPKSSIDAEFYELEAGRHVPPDRVWSAWLCGDHLVSERREVLRQFANGINAAGRRVHRAFLASVRVLGEGVDITGERGVEAVCFADTRGSQVEIVQNIGRALRLNRDGSTKVARIIVPVFLEPGEDPTDMVASASFRPLVAVLQGLRSHSERLVEQLASRALSSGQRHVHVKRDEDGRIIGTTAGGEGGQDETEGAVESALLHFSTPRDAATIAAFLRTRVYRPESLVWLEGYQALLRWRQENGITGLYAVPYDTETTVGVTKAFPLGRWVHQQRRVYRAGELGDHRKTLLDEAGMVWEPGDEAWESKLAALRSFHRAHGHLAPRRHAVWGDADSELVPVGEHMANLRRKDGLGKNPQRAAARAAQLTQIDPDWNCLWPLDWQRHYRVLADLVDADGAGVLAEIQRGVLFEGDDLGRWLQRQKQPSTWAQLTTEQQERLTALGVQPDEAPAPAPTAKGTGKASAFQRGLAALAQWVEREGADRPVPRGHAEEIAVVGEAEPVLVKLGVWVSNTKSRRDKLTHDQLNALRELGVKWA; encoded by the coding sequence ATGCAGGGAATCTCACTCAGAGAACACCAGGTCGACCAGAAGTCGGCCTTCCGTGAATGGGTCAGATTCCCTGCAAGATCTTCTGTTCCCCCGGAGGGGGCACGGGGCACGATCGTGTCCGCGACCGGGTCGGGCAAGACGATCACAGCGGCCGCGTGCGCGCTGGAGTGCTTCTCCGGCCGGCGGATCCTGGTGACGGTGCCGACCCTGGACCTGCTCGTGCAGACCGCCCAGGCCTGGCGCCTGGTGGGCCACCGGGCGCCGATGGTCGCGGTGTGCTCGCTGGAGAACGACCCGGTGCTCAACTCGCTGAGGGTGCGCACCACCACCAACCCGATCCAGCTCGCCCTGTGGGCCGCGCACGGGCCGATCGTCGTGTTCGCCACATACGCCTCCCTAGTGGACCGCGAGGACCTCGACGCACCCGCGGGCCAGCGGAAGGTCCGCGGGCCGCTGGAGGCCGCTCTGGCGGGCGGCGAGCGGCTGTACGGGCAGCGCATGGACGGCTTCGACCTCGCGATCGTGGACGAGGCCCACGGAACCGCCGGTGATCTTGGTCGTCCGTGGGCGGCGATCCACGACAACCAGCGGATCCCCGCCGACTTCCGGCTCTATCTCACCGCCACCCCCCGCATCCTCGCCTCTCCCCAGCCGCGAAGGGGCGCGGACGGCCAGGAGCTGGAGCTCGCCAGCATGGCCGACGACCCGGACGGCACGTACGGGCCGTGGCTGGCCGAGCTCGGGCTCTCAGAGGCCATCGAGCGCGGCATCCTCGCCGGATTCGAGATCGACGTCCTGGAAATCCGCGACCCCACCCCCGCCCTCGGGGAATCCGAGGAGGCGCAGCGGGGCCGGCGCCTGGCCCTGTTGCAGACGGCGCTGCTGGAGCACGCGGCGAGGTGGAACCTGCGCACTGTGATGACGTTCCACCAGAAGGTCGAGGAGGCGGCGGCCTTTGCGGAGAAGCTGCCAGAGACAGCTGCGGAGCTGTACGCAGGCGACGCCTCCGGCGGGGCCCTGGCGGCTGCGGACCGGTTGCCGAAATCGTCGATCGACGCGGAGTTCTACGAGCTGGAGGCCGGCCGCCACGTCCCCCCGGACCGGGTGTGGTCAGCCTGGTTGTGCGGCGACCACCTCGTCTCCGAGCGGCGCGAGGTGCTGCGGCAGTTCGCCAATGGGATCAACGCGGCCGGGCGCCGGGTGCACCGGGCGTTCCTGGCGAGCGTTCGGGTGCTCGGGGAGGGCGTGGACATCACCGGCGAGCGCGGCGTGGAAGCAGTGTGCTTCGCCGACACCCGCGGCTCCCAGGTCGAGATCGTGCAGAACATCGGCCGGGCGCTCCGGCTCAACCGCGACGGCAGCACGAAGGTCGCCAGGATCATTGTGCCGGTGTTCCTGGAGCCCGGCGAGGACCCCACCGACATGGTCGCCAGCGCCTCGTTTCGCCCCCTTGTGGCCGTTCTCCAGGGCCTGCGCTCACATTCGGAACGCCTCGTCGAACAGCTTGCCAGCCGGGCGCTGAGCAGCGGGCAGCGGCACGTGCACGTGAAGCGGGACGAGGACGGGCGGATCATCGGCACCACGGCCGGAGGCGAGGGCGGGCAGGACGAGACCGAGGGCGCGGTGGAGTCGGCGCTGCTGCACTTCTCCACCCCGCGCGACGCCGCCACCATCGCTGCGTTCCTGCGCACCCGGGTCTACCGGCCGGAATCCCTGGTGTGGCTCGAGGGCTACCAAGCCCTCCTGCGTTGGCGCCAAGAGAACGGGATTACCGGCCTGTACGCGGTGCCGTACGACACCGAGACGACGGTGGGCGTCACCAAGGCGTTCCCTCTGGGGCGGTGGGTCCACCAGCAGCGGCGCGTGTACCGTGCGGGCGAACTCGGCGACCACCGCAAGACGCTGCTCGACGAAGCCGGAATGGTGTGGGAGCCCGGCGACGAAGCCTGGGAGAGCAAACTCGCCGCGCTGCGCTCCTTCCACCGCGCCCACGGCCACCTCGCCCCTAGGCGGCACGCTGTATGGGGCGACGCCGACAGTGAGCTGGTCCCGGTCGGGGAGCACATGGCCAACCTCCGCCGCAAGGACGGCCTCGGCAAGAACCCACAGCGTGCGGCAGCCCGTGCCGCCCAGCTCACCCAGATCGACCCGGACTGGAACTGCCTCTGGCCGCTGGACTGGCAACGCCACTACCGCGTCCTCGCCGACCTGGTCGACGCCGACGGGGCCGGCGTCCTTGCCGAAATCCAGCGCGGAGTGCTCTTCGAGGGGGATGACCTGGGCAGGTGGCTGCAGCGGCAGAAGCAGCCGAGTACGTGGGCGCAGCTGACCACCGAGCAGCAGGAGCGGCTGACAGCGCTGGGCGTACAGCCCGATGAAGCGCCGGCTCCCGCCCCGACGGCCAAGGGTACCGGGAAGGCATCAGCCTTCCAGCGAGGACTTGCGGCCCTCGCGCAATGGGTGGAGCGGGAGGGCGCGGACCGGCCGGTACCAAGGGGTCACGCCGAAGAAATCGCGGTCGTTGGCGAGGCCGAGCCGGTGCTTGTGAAGCTGGGCGTGTGGGTCTCGAACACGAAATCGAGGCGCGACAAGCTCACTCACGACCAGCTGAATGCACTGCGGGAGCTGGGCGTGAAGTGGGCATAG
- the tpg gene encoding telomere-protecting terminal protein Tpg, giving the protein MQDRAIEEAVLARWQPRIRARRRAQAEAEGFVFHTRARFGFAAPAGSSDDPRVRCITQYLPGEVARELFAARDAGAGEQQQTVILARALGHAYFREWGRRAHGLRIAFSDIEFADFSIG; this is encoded by the coding sequence ATGCAGGACCGGGCGATCGAGGAAGCGGTCTTGGCGCGGTGGCAGCCCCGGATACGGGCTCGTCGGCGTGCCCAGGCCGAAGCGGAGGGCTTCGTCTTCCATACCCGGGCGCGATTCGGGTTCGCCGCGCCAGCAGGGTCCTCGGACGATCCGCGGGTGCGGTGCATCACCCAGTACCTGCCGGGAGAGGTAGCCCGGGAGTTGTTCGCCGCCCGGGACGCCGGCGCGGGCGAGCAGCAGCAGACGGTGATCCTGGCCCGCGCGCTGGGACATGCCTACTTTCGCGAATGGGGCCGCCGCGCCCACGGCTTACGCATCGCCTTCAGCGACATCGAGTTCGCCGACTTCTCGATCGGATGA